From Plasmodium malariae genome assembly, chromosome: 8:
TGAAATCTGTATAACGAAGGTTGTTTGTACCCTTTTGGCTAGTCCTTCTTATGCCATTTGCAATTTACTtctcttaattttatttcgttttacttctcttaattttatttctttttacttctcttaattttatttcgttttacttctcttaattttatttcgttttacttcacttaatattatttcgttttacttctcttaattttatttcgttttacttcacttaatattatttttcattttttcttttccatttttcttatCCTTTTATCGCCTATGTTAGTCCATATCTAGTACGTGGCACATAGCAATTTTTAACCGTGTGTACTTTTGGCAGTTGCTTATACCttaatcattttattattactttttattattatttttttttttatactccCTTTTTATAAGCCATACGGCTTCCACGttttgtacatacataagtgTGCACATCCATTTGTACGTTGCTTGCGcttgtgtatatgtatatgggCATGTCCGCTTTTAGACCCTACTATTAAACAGTTGCACGTGCGTATGATGTGAAAGATGCTAAAAAAAAGCGATGAATCGAATAGAATATTAAAGAAGAAGCTAAACAATGACATAACaaacattttattactttttgaAAAAGTTCAGGAGTGGGCAGatttaagtaatatattacagAAATTGTATTTGACGATAGAAAAGTATGAAACATTTGTTGATATATCATCcaagtttttattatttaggCGGTTGTCACAATGCTTAAATCCATTATTACCCTCAGGTGTACATTCGAAggcattaataatatattcaaccatatttaaaaaagtagaaaaagatttctttattaataatattcatgTTCTCTGTTCGGGAATATTTGAATTTATGTTACATTGtacaattaatttaaaaactatatattttaaaaatataaaaagtatactAAACTTAAGAGAaaatgtgtatgtatttgcATACGCGTTGTTACTCTCACTTTTCAATGTTGTAGATAGTGATAACAATAtactgttatatatatattcaataaataattacataggggaaagtatattttttaacaatatatgGTTACTGTTATTAAGGCATAATGAAAttagaacaaatatattaaattttttagaaaCATCATTTAGCCCTCAAATATATTTGCTTTCTAAAGAAAGAATTAAGGTACTATTACCATATAAAGATGATCTTGTCTTATCatccataattttttgtttaaatgataaaaatatattaaatcaGCGGATCACCTTAAGTTTGTTAATAAACAATTTTCCTTTATCtcatgttaataataaaagcagaaaaaaaataattgataaGAATAAAAGCACTGATTATAGGATATCTACACGATCTTGTCCTGAACCGCATCAACAGTATCAGAAGCAGCATCCCGAAGAGCATcaaaataacaatagtagCAATAGTAGTAAGGACCAACGTGCTGAAAATAATGTAAGCGCATCCGTTATTCTaagtaatgaaaataaaagcgTATCATTTCAAGATAAGGCATACAGTTTACAGTTAAATGATGAGTACTTACTTCAGGATGGTAAGAACAAGGGTAGTAGTGAAAGGAATGATGACAATGATAGTGGTGTTAGCGGCATTAGCGGACATAGGAACGACAGAAATGATGACAATCATAACAACCATAACAATAATGTACAGATGCACGTACGATCTAATTTGCTCGATGAAGGTGAGTATGACGTGAGCAGCTCCATTGCAGGAGGAGGATTGGACGAACGAGGTGCTGGGGATAAAATGAGAATACTAAATGATGAACAGTGGAATAATTTAGATAGCAAGGTGttaaattatgaacaggATAATGTTTCTTACAAAAATCATCTAACATTTGATCGGATTGacaaatgtaataataatgaaaaatttaacacAAACATTGTTTTTGATGATCGTGATAATATGAATGTTATCGAGGACAAGTATGATGGTTCAGGGGGAAGGAGGGGTAACAGGGGAAACGTTGAGATGAGCTCAAATTATGGTGGGGTGTACAACTATGATAACAGCGATAGCAACAATAGAATGAGTAACAGTGGTGGGGTTAGTTACAGCATGGGGGGTAATGGCACTAAGAGGGAAGAGACTTATGGAGGGTCTAAATTGGAAGATGGTAAAAAAGTAAGGTATGATATGGATAACCACAATGATACAAGTAGAGGAGAAAATAAGGAGGAGGAGTATAGCAATATATGGAGAAATGAAGAAAGCGAAACGTCAAATGATGTACTTTTTAACGATATCAGCAAAAAGATAATTACAAggaatgtaatatttttattacaaagaTCAGACATTGGTTTGAATagaagaatttttaaatatttgtatttatatgagactaatgatgaaaagaattttaaagatagtataaattatgaaaattataaaatattttatgaaacaATCATTGATATGttggaaaataaatttaatgataATCATCTGAATGTGTCGgaagttttatatattttatttaaaaataaagattatgtatatgtaaataaatatattatggaaaatgtatttttatatttattaaaattttgttatagGTATAGAACTAATAAAGagattaaaatattttttaaaaatgtgttaaatttaaatttaattagttatgaaaatattatgaatgtatttttacatactttttattttttaaaaaataataatgtactgttcagaaataatatatatatatatataaaaaaatttattaacttattaaatattatgacATTTTTTGTTGAATTTATAAAGCAAATAAGTagacatttatatatatattttttatttttgtttaatacTGCAATATTGAAGCTTTTAATGTTTTTGAATATGCGCATAGTAAGCATTATAAAGAAGTATAGTCATGTAAAAGATTTAAATGAGAAGTATTTTATAGATTCAAATGATGTGGTATCCGGGAGGCACAGCgctttgtattatttttatttttttgttacgcATTATAACAACTATTACATGAATAAgtgctttatatttttaataaagaatGGTATATACCAGCGTCTCTTGATGAAAAGAGGAGGAGGGGGGGACTACGGCTCTGTGGGTGCGCCTGCGATGTGTTCATCGATTGTTGCAAGTGGTTACAGCGCTCGGAATGGCGTATTAGCTGTAGCTGCGTCCAACATTGGAGGTGGTGCTAATAGTGGAGATCCTTCAACTCAGTGGAGTAAAGCAGAAGTAAGCAGCAGTTTTGTAATAgaagaaaacaaaatgaatgtGCAAAAAATGGGGGATGTGAGGGCATATGATTCGGTCCTTTACGGAAAGAGCAATTCTGAGCAATATAGTAACGAAAAGGCGAACATAAAGAAGGAGCGGCTTGAAAATGAAAGCAGCGGTATCTATAGTGGAAATTATAGTGCCAATTATAGTGGAAATTATAGCGGCAATTATAGTGGCAATTGTAGCGGCAATTATAATGGCAATTATGATGGCAAAAGAACAAGTAGCAGTAACAGGCGTAGCCATAACCTCCTCAGCGGTAGTAATAGTAAGGGGGTGTTGCCGAACAATAGGGGTTACTACTATGAGAGGGCTTCCATGAATGAcaataataaagtatatgAGAAAAGCAGTGGAAGCACAATGAGAATAGAAAatgatgaatattttttagaaattttaataaaatatagacGTAGGTTGAAGTATAATTTAATTGATGcaattattaaaaacatggatttatatttttttacaaataattatgaatgtattatttttttattttataattatcatatGTTAGTTGACAAGGAAAACTTGAGTGGGagttgttattattttctaagacatattttaaaaaattgtactagcgaaaataaaaataaattttacttttggTGTTTTTTATATCTGCACGTGGTAAGgataaattttaacaaatcaTTGCttaagaattataaaataaaaggaatagCTTTTCAAAAGTTGTACAAAAGACAGAGAAGAAAATTAGAGGATATCACTTATGTTAGAGATAAGCAGATTCGGCTTCTTAGGAATAATGgaagcaaaaatatttttagggatgaaaatttaaatgatgaTGAATATAACGAGTTTAATGAGTATAACGATGATAATGATGAAGACGACAGTGATGACAGTGATGATGATAAGGATGAGAGTGATAACAGTGGGGATGATAAAGATGAGAAAGATTTAAAAGGTGAATTGAAcgaaatgaaatatttagatGAGTTAAcagataataatatgaacaaatatcataattattttagtaATACAGAACAAGAATTactttttaacaaaaattttgttgaaaatattttagtatactcaaacaaaatagtaaatcatatatttaattatattatattattaaaaaagaataaaaaatttattagattattttttgatataaattatttatattttttttgtgataatatatactgtttaaagattttaagaaaaagcttaaaaaataaaaatacaagcGAATTAACTATAAATGTTAAGGTTATActagaatatataattaataataaaacgaatgaatatcatattattcattccaatttttataatttaacacatgatatatttaaactttataataaaaaaaatactcttattaattattatcttgtgaaatatattaaaagtaacAAGAAAAATCTTGCTTATATATTTgacaatataattattagtaTGTTCGATTTGATAACagaaattgaaaatttattccTTGCTGAAGAAATTGACCGTGCACGCATGAACAGCTTGGTATCTGTAGATGATATAAGTACAGGAAATGTAGTAAGCAACTTAGGTGCATCTCTCAACGTTTCCAGTGGTAGAAGCGTTTCGCATGGGAGAAACGTAAGGTATGTAAATCGTAGTGGGTGCACTGATATGATCAACCAGAGCCACGAACAGTTGAACACGAACACAGATCAGCAGAGCATGATGATGATGACGATGCGGAGTAATAACGATAGAAATGGTATTAAGGGTAGTGTTAAAAGTGGAATAAAAAGTAGAATAAAAGGCGGTATTAAAAATAGCGCTAAGAGTGGTGTTAAGGGCAGCGTTAACAGCATtaacaacaacaataataTCTATAACAGTAAAAACAATAGTAATGGCTATGAAAGCGGGAACGGAAGTGAGAACAACAACAGCAGTAGTAACCACAACAGCAGCAGCAACCACAACAGCAGCAGCAACCACAACAGCAGCAGCAACTACAACAGCAGCAGCACCATGCGCAGTTATGAGAAGTACTTGAAAAAGCTCAAATGCAAATTCGACTACATAAACTTTTTCTTCTGCAATGTGGAAAATTTCATGTATTGGTTATACAAACAAAAGGTGAGCAAGAAAATGTACAATGCTAGAAGTAAGATGACCTTATCGAATTATGAAAAGAACATGGCCataataatttgttatatatgtacagaaggtaatataaattcttttttttttcgaaattATTTggatgtattttttattttatttttaaaaataatatatttaaatgaaaatataagtgAACTGAACAACAGTGGTAACAACAACATAGtacaaaaggaaaagaattCGTTAAAACATAACAGTCTACTTGAATTCAAGAGAGatattattaacatgttaataaatttgtttaatattagtcattacaaaaaatttgaatatatgaaaatattaaattattattatagattaataattcatcattttttattcttatattattattttactgtaAAGAAGTACTACATTTTACAGATACAACTAATAAACTTTATTAGATATGTTTTGCCCTTATATGAAAAGAACACAGGAAAGAGTATATTTACTGATGAAGCTGTTGATAAGGAAAAGAGTTTTAAACGAATTAcaaaatacaataattatgaaGAGTTTATATCATCAAGTAAGCATCATTTTGAAGTTATAAATAGAAACAACCAgacaattaaaaatgatgtttttatatttagtatattaagaaaatcaATGAcagttatatttaatttaaatgaacaaGTCATATATAAAGAGGTActaaaaacaattatttatctaattgaaaatataattgatGAAAAAGATGTGAAGGCATATTACTTAACTGTTTTTTTCTTagatcttttatatataattaaaattgaaaatcaaaaaaaaaagaaaaatattttttttattatgaaattttGTCAATTTTTAactgaaatttttaaattaatttatcgagatgaaatgaaaagtgaaataaaaaatgaaataaaaaatgatataaaatttgaaaataaatatgaatatgaaAACATATCAATTGATGATATTGAAAATAGTttgaatgaaaataaaatttcaacTGAAAGTTTTTGTAGTATCTTTTGTATTAAGACAGATgacaaatttattaatatgcagcataaaaatatatctacacttttttctgtaatttttaatttgtatgcttttataaaaaaaaaattaagattaTATTACAAGAATAACAAGAACCTGATGAACAGCGATGATAAGAACACGAATTTGAATAACAACAGTTACATGtacaacaataataatagcagcaTTTATAATGAACACAACAACAGCAGTAACATCTACAACGAAGTGAGTGCGAATATGAGTGGTGTGAGCGCTGGTATGACTGGGGGTAATATGTTCAACGGAAACGGCAAAAGCGGTGTGAATAGCACGGGTAATAACATAAGCGCGAATAATACTAATACACATCCAAATACGAATAGTAGTAATCATACCAATACGAATGGTAGTAATCATATCAATACGAATAGTAGTAATCATACCAATACGAATGGTAGTAATCATACCAATACGAATAGTAGTAATCATACCAATACGAATGGTAGTAATCATATCAATACGAATGGTAGTAATCATATCAATACGAATAGTAGTAATCATATCAATACGAATAGTAGTAATCATACCAATACGAATGGTAGTAATCATATCAATACGAATAGTAGTAATCATACCAATACGAATGGTAGTAATCATATCAATACGAATAGTAGTAATCATATCAATAcgaatagtagtaataataatgcaaaCAATGGCAGTGGCAGTGTCGGTGGTGTGCACTTGAATCCCACCTATAAGAATGACAATGATAGGAGTGCTGGAGTTAGTGCAAATCTAAATACGAACGATTCCAGAGGGGTGAACTCAATGAACATAGGAGagaatacaaatataaatggtAGACAGGATCCTATGGGTAACATAGATAATATCAGGAACAACACCATGAACAATTTGAACAATAGCATTAATAAGAATACAATTGGAAACCATCTTAATGATGGGAATAAGATTAAGAACAACATGGATAAGGACTTAAATATGATTAATGTGAACAACACTATGAGTGATGGAAACCAGTACAACACATATAGAAGAAACAACAGTTACTCTTATTATCATGAAGAAGGGAAAGTTAACAGCCACGCGAATCTTGGAAATAGGTTTACCTCCACTGGGGAACACGTCAACAGTGGTAACGTGAATGAAATTATATGTGTAGACAGTAGGGACGACAGACGAGAAGACAGACGAGAAGACAGACGAGAAGACAGAAGAGAAGACAGGAGAGAAGACAGGAGAGAAGATAGACGAGCGAACCTAAATGACAGTAACTTTGATAAGAACGAGTTTATTGCTGTGGGAGCGAATGAATCATCTTTTAGTAGTAACAACTACATAGGAACGAATTACGGCTTTGAGAACAGTAGTTTTAAccatttaaatgaaaagaataacATGCACAATAGTAGTAGCAATGATTTGGTTACTCGACAGATGAACAGCAATAAGGGGAACAATGAATATTTGAATAGCAACATGAGTAACAATGTTAATGCAAATGCTTATGCATACGGCAATGACAGCAATAACAACATTAGTAGCCGCAATGCTAGTAATAGTCGAGATGTCAATGTTTCTTATATGAATAGCAGTAAATTTATCTACaatgaaaatatgaacaatgtAAATAGTGAAGATAGGATGAACCCGAATATGTTGTACAGTAAGAATGCGTCTCCGAGCAGTTTAAGAGACAGCAATAATTACAGCAGCGGTTATTACAAGAGCGTAAATTTTGATAGTAGTTTGAACATGATTGGTACAGATAGTGGAAATAATAATCTCGAGGTAGATATGTCCGTtcataataacaataacagtgGAAGTATGGCTTTTATTAAGGAAGGTAATGTTGTTAAAGCTGATCCCTATAGTTTACCAGGGAATAGCGAAAACtcaaatatttttccaaaaaagaGTGATATGGAAAAGGAGGTTTTCAGTAGTAGcaaattaaattttagtGGAAATATGATGAAAGAAGACATGCTTAAAGAGATAAACTACAACACGAATACTGGAAGTAATATTGGCAGCAACATTGGTAGTAACGatggaaataataatgatatctACAGTAACAATGTTAACAgtatgaaatatatgaacaatgTTAATAGTATGAACTGTATGAACAGTATGAACAGTATGAACAGTATGAACAGTATGAACAGTATGAACAGTATGAACAGTATGAAcaatataaa
This genomic window contains:
- the PmUG01_08050700 gene encoding conserved Plasmodium protein, unknown function gives rise to the protein MLKKSDESNRILKKKLNNDITNILLLFEKVQEWADLSNILQKLYLTIEKYETFVDISSKFLLFRRLSQCLNPLLPSGVHSKALIIYSTIFKKVEKDFFINNIHVLCSGIFEFMLHCTINLKTIYFKNIKSILNLRENVYVFAYALLLSLFNVVDSDNNILLYIYSINNYIGESIFFNNIWLLLLRHNEIRTNILNFLETSFSPQIYLLSKERIKVLLPYKDDLVLSSIIFCLNDKNILNQRITLSLLINNFPLSHVNNKSRKKIIDKNKSTDYRISTRSCPEPHQQYQKQHPEEHQNNNSSNSSKDQRAENNVSASVILSNENKSVSFQDKAYSLQLNDEYLLQDGKNKGSSERNDDNDSGVSGISGHRNDRNDDNHNNHNNNVQMHVRSNLLDEGEYDVSSSIAGGGLDERGAGDKMRILNDEQWNNLDSKVLNYEQDNVSYKNHLTFDRIDKCNNNEKFNTNIVFDDRDNMNVIEDKYDGSGGRRGNRGNVEMSSNYGGVYNYDNSDSNNRMSNSGGVSYSMGGNGTKREETYGGSKLEDGKKVRYDMDNHNDTSRGENKEEEYSNIWRNEESETSNDVLFNDISKKIITRNVIFLLQRSDIGLNRRIFKYLYLYETNDEKNFKDSINYENYKIFYETIIDMLENKFNDNHLNVSEVLYILFKNKDYVYVNKYIMENVFLYLLKFCYRYRTNKEIKIFFKNVLNLNLISYENIMNVFLHTFYFLKNNNVLFRNNIYIYIKKFINLLNIMTFFVEFIKQISRHLYIYFLFLFNTAILKLLMFLNMRIVSIIKKYSHVKDLNEKYFIDSNDVVSGRHSALYYFYFFVTHYNNYYMNKCFIFLIKNGIYQRLLMKRGGGGDYGSVGAPAMCSSIVASGYSARNGVLAVAASNIGGGANSGDPSTQWSKAEVSSSFVIEENKMNVQKMGDVRAYDSVLYGKSNSEQYSNEKANIKKERLENESSGIYSGNYSANYSGNYSGNYSGNCSGNYNGNYDGKRTSSSNRRSHNLLSGSNSKGVLPNNRGYYYERASMNDNNKVYEKSSGSTMRIENDEYFLEILIKYRRRLKYNLIDAIIKNMDLYFFTNNYECIIFLFYNYHMLVDKENLSGSCYYFLRHILKNCTSENKNKFYFWCFLYLHVVRINFNKSLLKNYKIKGIAFQKLYKRQRRKLEDITYVRDKQIRLLRNNGSKNIFRDENLNDDEYNEFNEYNDDNDEDDSDDSDDDKDESDNSGDDKDEKDLKGELNEMKYLDELTDNNMNKYHNYFSNTEQELLFNKNFVENILVYSNKIVNHIFNYIILLKKNKKFIRLFFDINYLYFFCDNIYCLKILRKSLKNKNTSELTINVKVILEYIINNKTNEYHIIHSNFYNLTHDIFKLYNKKNTLINYYLVKYIKSNKKNLAYIFDNIIISMFDLITEIENLFLAEEIDRARMNSLVSVDDISTGNVVSNLGASLNVSSGRSVSHGRNVRYVNRSGCTDMINQSHEQLNTNTDQQSMMMMTMRSNNDRNGIKGSVKSGIKSRIKGGIKNSAKSGVKGSVNSINNNNNIYNSKNNSNGYESGNGSENNNSSSNHNSSSNHNSSSNHNSSSNYNSSSTMRSYEKYLKKLKCKFDYINFFFCNVENFMYWLYKQKVSKKMYNARSKMTLSNYEKNMAIIICYICTEGNINSFFFRNYLDVFFILFLKIIYLNENISELNNSGNNNIVQKEKNSLKHNSLLEFKRDIINMLINLFNISHYKKFEYMKILNYYYRLIIHHFLFLYYYFTVKKYYILQIQLINFIRYVLPLYEKNTGKSIFTDEAVDKEKSFKRITKYNNYEEFISSSKHHFEVINRNNQTIKNDVFIFSILRKSMTVIFNLNEQVIYKEVLKTIIYLIENIIDEKDVKAYYLTVFFLDLLYIIKIENQKKKKNIFFIMKFCQFLTEIFKLIYRDEMKSEIKNEIKNDIKFENKYEYENISIDDIENSLNENKISTESFCSIFCIKTDDKFINMQHKNISTLFSVIFNLYAFIKKKLRLYYKNNKNLMNSDDKNTNLNNNSYMYNNNNSSIYNEHNNSSNIYNEVSANMSGVSAGMTGGNMFNGNGKSGVNSTGNNISANNTNTHPNTNSSNHTNTNGSNHINTNSSNHTNTNGSNHTNTNSSNHTNTNGSNHINTNGSNHINTNSSNHINTNSSNHTNTNGSNHINTNSSNHTNTNGSNHINTNSSNHINTNSSNNNANNGSGSVGGVHLNPTYKNDNDRSAGVSANLNTNDSRGVNSMNIGENTNINGRQDPMGNIDNIRNNTMNNLNNSINKNTIGNHLNDGNKIKNNMDKDLNMINVNNTMSDGNQYNTYRRNNSYSYYHEEGKVNSHANLGNRFTSTGEHVNSGNVNEIICVDSRDDRREDRREDRREDRREDRREDRREDRRANLNDSNFDKNEFIAVGANESSFSSNNYIGTNYGFENSSFNHLNEKNNMHNSSSNDLVTRQMNSNKGNNEYLNSNMSNNVNANAYAYGNDSNNNISSRNASNSRDVNVSYMNSSKFIYNENMNNVNSEDRMNPNMLYSKNASPSSLRDSNNYSSGYYKSVNFDSSLNMIGTDSGNNNLEVDMSVHNNNNSGSMAFIKEGNVVKADPYSLPGNSENSNIFPKKSDMEKEVFSSSKLNFSGNMMKEDMLKEINYNTNTGSNIGSNIGSNDGNNNDIYSNNVNSMKYMNNVNSMNCMNSMNSMNSMNSMNSMNSMNSMNNINNINNSNSDSSNNNNNNNNNASSNAITKMDENTLERSNKYENSFIYNYKGSSKLNKNNNTQSEGYKRNKRVVLLKICLKNVISINKLLYFITRKDFLFIDNLYSIFKEYIKNRNEYNKEKASGKHDFFQGKRDNTGLKKKKKKNLSRNKVMQDDDDDEQYGERYNEWYDEQYDEEEDEEYDADEVEVEKIELESFIDQNGLVLGNKKIKREKIREYFKREKKLLKKLNFMNKFSKNSIKKSMIVMNNSDECIEKKKLSFSMTLLTEFSDDILIKILDDLLNYYDKHKAKININEYMYFLFNIYLNICTLTKRIINHFIDFMFAFIKKITQTSQNIMSSLWFLYILFIIENNHIYVFNDKLQKKIILEQISILIQVSLYSYYSKNVKNNYNVQTPLPDFVHPFHIHYIIQNYFINNNFFKKKKNIRYIYMKNINLIEKNFNINDYSEIAAINALSFLLMCFYHAVNYNTVTTALSSTAGGATTSTTAATGTATTSSNNIAKSYICESSVTLFYENFSKYISLIYNNSIQNVFYRYSFFLIMNLLIDYNYNCKYYIKKITFDLYSYISNIDIRCLKALSSIFKKLNESNIDELLLVPTSSIFSLKFNIINSRINYINKLSLIILAGNRNFYLCHLPKIAENISEYLKFCTDLKLYREILILICTIIIKNDENEIYIIIPTFISLILQIYHVERVKYKIAVENIKNVEKDDDNYMYDFNSYNNADVLSLLRTLLIIINILVKRNVSFINFYSWIFFKDISIKKNFFSRHKDMGNYVSRTRDSYRKDIHSRRKYNYDDSSSRGGAIMYTCSSTNDKESTGNISIYDESISLRLQGVESHNELHHKNRYNTDVSGNLQEKGAKWGKTENGNDSIANGAHNVVQSDPINSNSDSSNGNTGNYSRGEHEMIGKKKGTGEEGYSAYSEGGRGGIRNMPRDRSKDSDNEKSDNILTILLNANQEDYYNKNNSSMSVAHNLRKNMMLNKGKNDESKFVAFLDIIEKLYAPSSTYNNKRHALESDANGETSPRNLSKNGLEVTGEGISSSNNDNNNNNSNSNNDNRNNNNSSNNNSNNNNANSMKLLDEEEEDEGDNVYTNEDTNNLKKNFYYCNNYLSEYILNTKNGLSVYSSCDNNLSSSSINSIRSNFSNNFSKNINNMLSDYSDNHDVSNSSSNNINNLNNIDNIMVNIKNDEEFSSDDICYKTNEKWNHVHCLMNHDVNEFSKRRKKKKKNISIHSCKNVPLVLVYLSKKIKMNFYKYSMKKPKDETLILLKELNSVENDINDLFFEVDLDEIYADFLMN